ATAATTCGTGGCTgcatcattatcatcacCTGATTATTTACCAGATGAACTGGGGCTCGCGATAACAGATAAGACAGGAAGTGGGACACCCGTAACACTTTCGAACTTGATTAGCCCCGCCCTCGTTTTCGACCTTTTTAGTCAAGCAACATTATTCAAATTGACTCACGTCCCTTAGTTTGAACGTCAATTGCTACAACCACGCTGTAACCTCAATTGTTTCTATCAGTTCTATCGAGCTTGAAATCGTAACGAGCTAACAAACGCGACGATCGCGACGAGCGCCGAGAACAAATACTCCAACATGGCGGAAAAGAAGACGGACGCCCCGGCAACCAATATGCTCTGGGGTGGCAGGTTTACAGGTTCAATTGTCCCCGGACACAAGCTTCGGATCCAGTATACTAATCTTGCGATGCCCAGGTGGGATTGATCCGCTTATGCATAAGTATAATGCCTCTATTATATACGATAAGGCTCTCTATAGAGAGGACGTTCTTGGATCGATTGCTTTCGCCAGGGCCAACTCAAAGGTTGGTATCATTACCGAAGACGAATTTAAGATGATCGAGCATGGTCTGCTTGAAGTGATGGAAGAATGGAAGCAGGGAACCTTCGCTATTATGCCGAATGATGAAGACGTGAGACGCTGGCCCACGCCACCTAACCTCCCGAGGCTAACACAATGAATCAGATTCATACTGCAAACGAGCGTCGATTGGGAGAGCTTATCGGAAAGGACACCGCTGGCAAGCTGCATACAGGTCGCAGCCGCAACGAGCAGGTCGTTTGTGATATGCGCATGTGGCTACGTGACCGCATCCGTGAAATCGACAGCCAACTCGTTGCTTTCCTACAAGTCCTCACCAAACGCGCCGAGGCTGAAATGTAAGCCTGGCACTACATCCGAACAAAGCCCCTTACTGAGTAACATCCATAGCGACTACCTCATGCCCGGCTACACCCACTTACAACGCGCGCAGCCAGTTCGCTGGGGTCAGTGGATAATGTCACATGCTGCTTCGTTCAAGCAGGATCTCGAGCGATTGCGCCAGGTCTTCGAAAGGGTCAACCTTAGCCCACTTGGATGTGGTGCATTAGCTGGTAATGTGTTTGGCATCGATCGAGATGCAATAGCCGCGGAGCTTGGTTTCAGCGGAATCACTCTGAACTCCATGAACACTTCAGGCGACCgtgacttcatcatcgagTTCCTAAGCTGGAACTCGATATTCACCAGCCATATCAGCAGGTGGGCTGAAGATCTCATATTATACTCCACTTCCGAGTTCGGGTTTTGTCGTTTGTCAGATCTTTATAGTACCGGCAGCAGGTTCGTTGTATCCATCGCGACTCCCAGGCAATCCCATAAGACTCTAATTCACGTCCAGTTTAATGCCGAATAAGAAGAACGCCGACAGTTTGGAACTCTTGCGCGGCAAGTCAGGTCGTGCTTTCGGTCAAATGGCTGggctgatgatggtgagTTCGAATACAGACATATCAGCTCATGAGTGATCAGGAGCGGATCAACAGCAGCCACTAACAGATACCTGATAGAGCGTGAAAGGCTTGCCAACTTGCTACAACAAGGACCTTCAGGAGGGATGGGAACCCATGCTGGATTCGGTCCAAACTGTTTTGGACAGTCTGGGCATCGCCAACGGGGTTATCGCCACTATGACCGTGCGGCCTGAGCGGATGTTGGCTGCCCTGGATAAGACGATGCTTGCCACTGATGTCGCGGAGTGGCTGGTGCGAAACGGATGTCCTTTTAGGGAAGCTCATCACATTTCTGGACGCGTTGTTGCATTATCGGAAAATACGGAAACCCCGATGGATAAACTAACCCTGGAGCAACTGCAAGCCATCGATTCTCGATTCACAGCGGACATTGTGAAAGCATTCGAATATGAGTCGAGTGTTGAGGCGAAATCGGCCAGGGGCGGTACTAGTCGATCAGCCGTGCTGCAGCAGATTCAGGAACTCCATGCTATCTTAGATTAGAGGTCTTATGGCCCGGTGCATGGGCTAGACATCAAATAAATGAGCACGACAAGATACCTGCTTCAAGAAACTCAAACAAAGCATCTGTAGACGAACTGGACATGAGGGGAGATGTTCGAGGTGAAGGTGCCTTCGTCCATAGCTGAAAGGCATCTGTAATTCGAACCGTCCACGGAGTTATCCAATGTATGCTTCTCCTCAAATCTCATGAAGAGATCCCCCGCCGATTCATCGTCTAGGATGTCCTCCAGAGGTTCATCGTCTGAGAAATCCTCCCAaatctcctcatcgtcgtccaAAAGCTCATCGATGCCACTTTGGCTGATCTCGTCATCGTTGGCTTTTCTTAGGGCAATAGCAGGGGTTGCCTTTTCGAGAAGGCAAGTTAGATGAGTAAAGAGCAAATAAAAGAAAGCGGTAGAGAAGGCGAATGTTGCACTTACGTTGATATACTTCCGTATAAATTCTGCAATTGCATGACACGTCAGACCTATCATTCTGTCTTCCTCACGGCCAGGCTGTAACCTTTGAATCACCCTAACAGAAGCGAACGGGCCGCGAGCTTGGTGAAATTTTGAAAGGCTGATCTTTTGCCGGAGTTCCCCAACTGTCATCTCATGATCTATGACCGTGGGGGGGACAACCTGTCGCTCAAAAGCATCGAATATAGCTACCTGAAGGGGTAGTGGCCCATCGTCTGAGCAGATACACTCGAAATCAATAATGAATGTGTTGTGAGGGTTTTAGCGCGACCTTCGAAGAGAGGAAATCGAAAATTCTGCGATAAAATTGACCTGGTAGCACGATCCGACTCTTTCTTTGAATGAAGAGAGTCAAACTTCTTGTATCCTTCACACTCTCTTAGGTGTTCATCCTCACATCCCCGAGAGAAACGACGGAGACAGGTTGGACAAAGCTGCTTTGGACAGTTATGAGGCCCGTTGCGCTCAACTATATAGGAGCCGCTGGAACAAAGCATCTTTGTGCATTTTGCCCAATGTGCCGCAATTGT
This genomic stretch from Fusarium oxysporum f. sp. lycopersici 4287 chromosome 5, whole genome shotgun sequence harbors:
- a CDS encoding argininosuccinate lyase; its protein translation is MAEKKTDAPATNMLWGGRFTGGIDPLMHKYNASIIYDKALYREDVLGSIAFARANSKVGIITEDEFKMIEHGLLEVMEEWKQGTFAIMPNDEDIHTANERRLGELIGKDTAGKLHTGRSRNEQVVCDMRMWLRDRIREIDSQLVAFLQVLTKRAEAEIDYLMPGYTHLQRAQPVRWGQWIMSHAASFKQDLERLRQVFERVNLSPLGCGALAGNVFGIDRDAIAAELGFSGITLNSMNTSGDRDFIIEFLSWNSIFTSHISRWAEDLILYSTSEFGFCRLSDLYSTGSSLMPNKKNADSLELLRGKSGRAFGQMAGLMMSVKGLPTCYNKDLQEGWEPMLDSVQTVLDSLGIANGVIATMTVRPERMLAALDKTMLATDVAEWLVRNGCPFREAHHISGRVVALSENTETPMDKLTLEQLQAIDSRFTADIVKAFEYESSVEAKSARGGTSRSAVLQQIQELHAILD
- a CDS encoding argininosuccinate lyase, which translates into the protein MAEKKTDAPATNMLWGGRFTGGIDPLMHKYNASIIYDKALYREDVLGSIAFARANSKVGIITEDEFKMIEHGLLEVMEEWKQGTFAIMPNDEDIHTANERRLGELIGKDTAGKLHTGRSRNEQVVCDMRMWLRDRIREIDSQLVAFLQVLTKRAEAEIDYLMPGYTHLQRAQPVRWGQWIMSHAASFKQDLERLRQVFERVNLSPLGCGALAGNVFGIDRDAIAAELGFSGITLNSMNTSGDRDFIIEFLSWNSIFTSHISRWAEDLILYSTSEFGFCRLSDLYSTGSSLMPNKKNADSLELLRGKSGRAFGQMAGLMMVSSNTDISAHE
- a CDS encoding argininosuccinate lyase, encoding MMKTFILQTSVDWESLSERTPLASCIQVAAATSRSFVICACGYVTASVKSTANSLLSYKSSPNAPRLKCKPGTTSEQSPLLSNIHSDYLMPGYTHLQRAQPVRWGQWIMSHAASFKQDLERLRQVFERVNLSPLGCGALAGNVFGIDRDAIAAELGFSGITLNSMNTSGDRDFIIEFLSWNSIFTSHISRWAEDLILYSTSEFGFCRLSDLYSTGSSLMPNKKNADSLELLRGKSGRAFGQMAGLMMSVKGLPTCYNKDLQEGWEPMLDSVQTVLDSLGIANGVIATMTVRPERMLAALDKTMLATDVAEWLVRNGCPFREAHHISGRVVALSENTETPMDKLTLEQLQAIDSRFTADIVKAFEYESSVEAKSARGGTSRSAVLQQIQELHAILD
- a CDS encoding argininosuccinate lyase, producing MHKYNASIIYDKALYREDVLGSIAFARANSKVGIITEDEFKMIEHGLLEVMEEWKQGTFAIMPNDEDIHTANERRLGELIGKDTAGKLHTGRSRNEQVVCDMRMWLRDRIREIDSQLVAFLQVLTKRAEAEIDYLMPGYTHLQRAQPVRWGQWIMSHAASFKQDLERLRQVFERVNLSPLGCGALAGNVFGIDRDAIAAELGFSGITLNSMNTSGDRDFIIEFLSWNSIFTSHISRWAEDLILYSTSEFGFCRLSDLYSTGSSLMPNKKNADSLELLRGKSGRAFGQMAGLMMSVKGLPTCYNKDLQEGWEPMLDSVQTVLDSLGIANGVIATMTVRPERMLAALDKTMLATDVAEWLVRNGCPFREAHHISGRVVALSENTETPMDKLTLEQLQAIDSRFTADIVKAFEYESSVEAKSARGGTSRSAVLQQIQELHAILD